In Cytophagia bacterium CHB2, the following are encoded in one genomic region:
- a CDS encoding DNA-3-methyladenine glycosylase 2 family protein, with amino-acid sequence MLNLASAQAHLARVDPVLAGIIARHGDYELSLDRQYFLSLVDAILSQQLSTKAAATIRTRFKSLLNGSSKAAGILQLQDEQFRGAGVSRQKMGYLRDLSEKWQAGVINPRRFARLNDEEIIDILTQVKGIGRWTAEMFLIFSLGRLDVLPVDDLGFRNAIKKAYRLRKLPEAKRIQKMAEKWRPYRSLATLYLWESLDNQPL; translated from the coding sequence ATGCTCAATCTCGCTTCCGCTCAAGCTCACCTAGCCCGCGTCGACCCCGTGCTGGCCGGCATCATCGCGCGCCATGGCGATTATGAGCTCTCGCTCGATCGACAATATTTTCTCTCGCTGGTTGACGCCATTCTCTCGCAACAGCTTTCCACCAAAGCGGCGGCGACGATTCGAACCCGTTTCAAGAGTTTGCTCAACGGCAGCAGCAAGGCGGCCGGCATTTTGCAATTGCAGGACGAGCAGTTTCGCGGCGCGGGCGTGTCCCGGCAAAAAATGGGATATTTGCGCGATTTGTCGGAAAAGTGGCAAGCCGGCGTGATCAATCCCCGGCGTTTTGCCCGGTTGAACGATGAAGAAATCATCGACATACTGACGCAAGTCAAAGGTATTGGCCGCTGGACGGCAGAAATGTTTTTGATTTTTTCACTCGGCCGTTTGGATGTTTTGCCGGTCGATGATCTCGGTTTTCGCAACGCCATCAAAAAGGCTTATCGCTTGCGCAAACTGCCCGAAGCGAAACGCATTCAAAAAATGGCCGAGAAATGGCGCCCCTACCGTAGTTTGGCGACGCTCTACTTATGGGAAAGTCTCGATAATCAACCGTTGTAA
- the pgl gene encoding 6-phosphogluconolactonase yields MSLEHKIHILDDVATVAQRAAAEFAALSAEAIRQRGRFSVALAGGSTPKQMYRLLAIAPLSEKINWQHIHLFWGDERCVPPEHGDSNYRMVHEALIQKIALPAANIHRMPAEYRDLNAAAGSYANELRIFFKSDSAAMPRFDLILLGMGADGHTASLFPETAALAERQRWVVANEVPQLQTHRLTLTFPVINAAAQVWFLATGAEKAEMVALAVQQKRSSRKIPAQLVQPDPGALTWFLDAAAAAQLRW; encoded by the coding sequence ATGAGTCTTGAACACAAAATTCATATTCTGGATGATGTTGCAACCGTTGCGCAGCGTGCCGCAGCAGAGTTTGCGGCATTGTCTGCCGAGGCGATACGCCAACGCGGACGGTTCAGCGTTGCACTGGCAGGCGGCTCCACGCCGAAACAAATGTATCGCCTGCTGGCCATTGCGCCGTTGTCCGAAAAAATCAACTGGCAACATATTCATTTGTTTTGGGGAGATGAACGATGCGTGCCGCCCGAGCATGGCGACAGCAATTATCGCATGGTGCATGAAGCATTGATACAAAAAATCGCGTTGCCGGCGGCGAATATTCACCGCATGCCGGCAGAATACCGCGATTTAAACGCTGCGGCCGGCAGTTATGCCAATGAATTGCGCATATTTTTTAAAAGCGACTCTGCAGCAATGCCGCGTTTTGATTTGATTCTGCTTGGCATGGGCGCAGACGGACACACCGCTTCCTTGTTTCCTGAAACCGCCGCGCTTGCGGAAAGGCAGCGCTGGGTGGTCGCAAATGAGGTTCCACAATTGCAGACACACCGTTTGACGCTGACGTTTCCTGTGATCAATGCCGCCGCGCAGGTGTGGTTTTTGGCGACCGGCGCAGAAAAGGCAGAAATGGTCGCGCTCGCGGTGCAGCAAAAAAGATCATCGCGAAAAATTCCTGCGCAACTCGTGCAACCGGATCCTGGCGCGTTGACCTGGTTTTTGGACGCTGCCGCGGCAGCACAATTACGCTGGTGA
- the zwf gene encoding glucose-6-phosphate dehydrogenase — protein MPNHSSSNNPLREGLHLERIPAPNAMVIFGASGDLTKRKLLPALFNLACDNLLPQEFAVVGFARREKTHAEFREEMVQAIAQFSRNKNYDSSLLRNFAERIFYYASPFENAGGYTGLQQLLAELDGSHDTAGNRLFYLATPPDYYPEIVQQLGQAGMAKNDAGWTRIIIEKPFGRDLATAQELNRQVLHVFEENQVYRIDHYLGKETVQNILVFRLANGIFEPIWNRHYIDHVQITVAENLGVEGRGGYYETAGVMRDMIQNHMLQLLSLVAMEPPIAFAAHEVRNEKVKVLQAIRPILPDEVEKYTVRAQYGPGSLGGKQVPGYLKEPGVAPNSHPETYVALQLYIDNWRWAGVPFFLRSGKRLPKRATEIAIHFKAAPHLLFENGLTDNLECNILALRIQPDEGITLKFSAKLPGAAVQLRGVNMDFRYGSSFGKQSPEAYERLIWDCMLGDSTLFTRRDEVEASWEFVTRIITGWQQRGHEPLSSYEAGTWGPPQADAFIAPGGRRWRRL, from the coding sequence ATGCCCAACCATTCCTCTAGCAATAATCCTCTGCGCGAAGGCCTGCATCTTGAGCGCATTCCCGCACCCAATGCCATGGTCATTTTTGGCGCTTCCGGCGATTTGACGAAACGTAAACTGTTGCCCGCACTTTTTAATCTGGCGTGTGATAATCTGTTGCCGCAGGAATTTGCCGTGGTGGGCTTTGCGCGGCGCGAAAAAACGCATGCGGAATTTCGCGAAGAAATGGTGCAGGCCATCGCACAATTCTCACGCAACAAGAACTACGATTCGAGTTTGCTCAGAAATTTTGCCGAGCGAATTTTTTATTACGCCTCTCCCTTTGAAAATGCCGGCGGTTACACCGGCTTGCAGCAATTGCTGGCTGAATTGGATGGCAGCCATGACACGGCCGGCAATCGTTTGTTTTATCTGGCGACCCCGCCGGATTATTACCCGGAAATCGTCCAGCAACTCGGGCAGGCCGGCATGGCAAAAAATGACGCCGGCTGGACGCGCATCATCATCGAAAAACCGTTTGGCCGCGACCTGGCCACCGCGCAAGAACTGAATCGGCAGGTCTTGCACGTGTTCGAGGAAAACCAAGTCTATCGCATCGACCATTATCTCGGCAAGGAGACGGTGCAGAATATTTTGGTTTTTCGCCTGGCCAACGGCATTTTTGAGCCGATTTGGAATCGGCACTATATTGATCATGTGCAGATCACGGTGGCGGAGAATCTCGGCGTGGAAGGCCGCGGCGGCTATTATGAAACGGCCGGCGTGATGCGCGACATGATTCAAAATCACATGCTGCAATTGCTCTCGCTGGTAGCCATGGAACCGCCCATTGCCTTTGCCGCTCATGAAGTCCGCAACGAAAAAGTAAAAGTGTTGCAGGCCATTCGCCCGATTTTGCCGGACGAGGTGGAGAAATATACCGTGCGCGCGCAATACGGCCCCGGCTCGCTGGGCGGCAAACAAGTGCCGGGTTATTTGAAAGAACCTGGCGTTGCGCCCAATTCACATCCCGAAACCTACGTAGCATTGCAGCTTTACATTGACAATTGGCGTTGGGCAGGCGTGCCGTTTTTCTTGCGCAGCGGCAAACGCTTGCCAAAACGCGCGACGGAAATCGCGATCCATTTCAAAGCCGCGCCGCATTTGTTGTTTGAAAACGGGCTGACGGATAATCTGGAGTGCAATATCCTGGCGCTGCGCATTCAACCGGATGAAGGCATCACGCTCAAGTTCAGCGCAAAATTGCCGGGCGCTGCGGTGCAATTGCGCGGCGTTAACATGGATTTCCGCTACGGCTCTTCGTTCGGCAAACAATCGCCGGAAGCTTATGAACGCTTGATCTGGGATTGCATGCTGGGCGACTCCACCTTGTTCACGCGCCGCGACGAGGTTGAAGCCTCTTGGGAATTTGTCACGCGCATCATCACCGGCTGGCAACAACGCGGCCATGAACCGTTATCGAGTTATGAAGCCGGCACGTGGGGGCCTCCGCAGGCCGATGCATTTATTGCGCCCGGCGGTCGACGGTGGCGCAGGCTTTAA